From Butyricimonas paravirosa, one genomic window encodes:
- a CDS encoding helix-turn-helix domain-containing protein, with protein sequence MELLTRNNFEGWMQKLMERLDRQDELLLAMKAEGKQPTITESIRLFDNQDLCMLLQISKRTLQRYRSVGALPYKTLGKKTYYSEEDVLTFLSNHIKDFKKEDIAFYKARIHNFFHK encoded by the coding sequence ATGGAACTGCTCACACGAAACAACTTCGAGGGCTGGATGCAGAAGCTGATGGAACGGCTCGACCGTCAGGACGAACTGCTGCTGGCGATGAAGGCTGAGGGGAAACAGCCCACTATCACGGAAAGCATCCGCCTTTTCGACAATCAGGATTTGTGCATGTTGCTCCAGATAAGCAAACGCACCCTCCAACGCTACCGCAGCGTAGGCGCATTGCCCTACAAGACGCTGGGCAAGAAGACCTATTACAGCGAGGAGGACGTGCTGACATTCCTTTCCAACCATATCAAGGACTTCAAAAAGGAAGATATAGCCTTCTACAAGGCTCGTATCCATAATTTCTTTCATAAATAA
- the topB gene encoding type IA DNA topoisomerase — protein MKTIIAEKPSVAREIARIVGATKREEGYFEGGGYAVTWAFGHLVQLAMPDGYGVRGFVRDNLPIIPDTFTLVPRQVRTEKGYKPDSGVVSQIKVIKRLFDTSEHIIVATDAGREGELIFRYLYHYTGCTTPFVRLWISSLTDKAIREGLRKLEDGSKYDNLYLAAKARSESDWLVGINGTQALSIAAGHGTYSVGRVQTPTLAMVCERYWENRRFTSEAFWQLHIATDGCDGEVVKFSSSEKWKEKEPAMELYNKVKAAGCATVTKAERKEKTEETPLLYDLTTLQKEANAKHGFTAEQTLEIAQKLYEKKLITYPRTGSRYIPEDVFAEIPKLLAFIGTQPEWKDKVRAKAAPTRRSVDDGKVTDHHALLVTGEKPLFLSKEDNTIYQMIAGRMVEAFSEKCVKDVTTVTAECAGVEFTVKGSVVKQTGWRAVYGEEKEEITIPGWQEGDTLTPKGSSITEGKTKPKPLHTEATLLSAMETAGKEIEDDALRQAMKDCGIGTPATRASIIETLFKRGYMERCKKSLVPTEKGLALNSVVKTMRIADVAMTGEWEKELARIERGELSDDTFRKEIEAYTREITSELISCDKLFGSRDSGCACPKCGTGRMRFYGKVVRCDNTECGLPVFRLKAGRTLSDDEIKDLLTEGHTKLLKGFKSKQGKSFDAVVAFDGEYNTTFVFPEAKKDKKFSGRKK, from the coding sequence ATGAAGACAATCATTGCAGAAAAGCCCTCCGTGGCACGTGAAATCGCCCGCATCGTGGGCGCGACAAAGAGAGAGGAAGGATATTTCGAGGGAGGCGGTTATGCCGTGACATGGGCATTCGGACACCTCGTTCAGCTTGCCATGCCCGACGGCTACGGCGTGCGCGGATTTGTCCGTGACAACCTCCCGATTATTCCCGACACATTCACGCTCGTCCCCCGTCAGGTCAGGACGGAGAAAGGTTACAAGCCCGACAGCGGCGTGGTGTCGCAGATAAAAGTCATCAAAAGACTGTTCGACACAAGCGAACATATCATCGTGGCGACCGATGCCGGACGCGAGGGAGAGCTTATCTTCCGCTACCTCTACCACTATACGGGTTGCACCACTCCTTTCGTGCGCCTGTGGATCAGCTCTCTCACCGACAAAGCTATCCGCGAGGGACTGCGGAAACTCGAAGACGGCAGCAAATACGACAACCTCTACCTCGCCGCCAAAGCGCGGAGCGAATCCGACTGGCTCGTGGGCATCAACGGCACACAGGCGTTATCCATCGCCGCCGGACACGGCACGTATTCCGTGGGGCGGGTGCAGACACCAACGTTGGCTATGGTATGTGAACGCTACTGGGAGAACCGCCGCTTTACGTCCGAAGCATTCTGGCAGCTCCATATCGCAACGGACGGTTGCGACGGCGAAGTCGTGAAATTCTCATCCTCCGAGAAATGGAAAGAGAAAGAACCGGCGATGGAACTATATAATAAGGTAAAGGCGGCAGGTTGCGCCACTGTCACGAAAGCCGAGCGCAAGGAGAAGACGGAGGAAACTCCCTTGCTCTACGACCTGACCACGCTCCAGAAAGAAGCCAACGCCAAGCACGGCTTCACGGCGGAACAGACGCTTGAAATCGCGCAGAAACTCTACGAAAAGAAGTTGATAACCTATCCGAGAACGGGAAGCCGCTACATCCCCGAAGACGTGTTTGCCGAAATTCCCAAACTGCTCGCTTTCATCGGCACACAGCCCGAATGGAAAGACAAGGTGCGGGCAAAAGCCGCCCCGACACGCCGCAGCGTGGACGACGGCAAGGTGACAGACCACCATGCCCTGCTCGTCACGGGTGAGAAACCGCTCTTCCTCTCCAAAGAGGACAATACCATCTATCAGATGATTGCCGGGCGCATGGTCGAGGCATTCTCTGAGAAATGCGTCAAGGATGTGACCACTGTCACGGCGGAATGTGCCGGAGTGGAGTTTACCGTAAAAGGCAGCGTCGTGAAGCAAACCGGATGGCGTGCCGTCTATGGCGAGGAAAAAGAGGAAATTACCATCCCCGGCTGGCAGGAAGGCGACACGCTGACACCGAAAGGCTCGTCCATTACCGAAGGAAAGACCAAACCCAAGCCGCTGCATACCGAAGCCACCCTGCTCTCGGCAATGGAAACGGCGGGCAAGGAAATTGAGGACGACGCACTGCGGCAGGCGATGAAGGACTGTGGCATCGGTACTCCCGCCACACGCGCCTCCATCATCGAAACGCTTTTCAAGCGCGGTTACATGGAACGCTGCAAGAAGTCGCTTGTTCCCACCGAAAAAGGACTTGCCCTCAATTCCGTCGTCAAGACGATGCGCATCGCCGATGTTGCCATGACGGGCGAATGGGAAAAGGAGCTGGCGCGTATCGAGCGCGGGGAACTGTCCGACGACACCTTCCGCAAGGAGATAGAGGCGTACACACGTGAGATAACCTCCGAACTGATCTCGTGCGACAAGCTCTTCGGCAGCCGTGACTCCGGCTGCGCGTGTCCCAAGTGTGGCACGGGCAGGATGCGGTTCTACGGCAAGGTGGTACGCTGCGACAACACGGAGTGCGGACTGCCCGTGTTCCGGCTGAAAGCGGGACGCACCCTGTCCGACGATGAAATCAAAGACCTGCTCACCGAAGGGCATACCAAGCTGCTCAAAGGGTTCAAGAGCAAACAGGGCAAGAGTTTCGATGCTGTTGTCGCCTTTGACGGGGAATATAACACGACTTTTGTGTTCCCGGAGGCTAAAAAGGACAAGAAATTTTCAGGACGGAAGAAATAG
- a CDS encoding helix-turn-helix domain-containing protein has protein sequence MNMEIVSIEKKTFEMMVAAFGALSEKVAALRRKSDTGRMERWLTGEEVCGQLRISPRTLQTLRDRRLIGYSQINRRFYYKPEEVKRLIPLVGTLYPHGR, from the coding sequence ATGAATATGGAAATAGTATCTATCGAGAAAAAGACTTTCGAGATGATGGTGGCGGCATTCGGCGCACTCTCGGAGAAGGTCGCCGCCCTGAGGCGCAAAAGCGACACGGGGCGCATGGAAAGATGGCTCACGGGCGAGGAGGTCTGCGGGCAGTTGAGAATAAGCCCGCGCACGTTGCAGACGCTGCGTGACAGGCGGCTTATCGGCTACTCGCAGATAAACCGCAGGTTCTATTACAAGCCAGAGGAGGTGAAGCGGCTGATACCGCTTGTCGGCACGCTCTATCCGCACGGCAGATGA
- a CDS encoding helix-turn-helix domain-containing protein, giving the protein MMNENNDVFTMEDEPIASVVQDMRKGSKWLSAFLESYRPPLDGERYLTDGEVSELLRVSRRTLQEYRNNRVLPFILLGGKVLYPETGLRGVLEANYRKPLE; this is encoded by the coding sequence ATGATGAACGAGAACAACGATGTTTTTACGATGGAAGACGAGCCGATAGCCTCTGTGGTGCAGGATATGCGCAAAGGCTCGAAATGGCTGTCCGCATTTCTGGAAAGCTACCGTCCTCCGCTGGACGGGGAACGTTACCTGACGGACGGCGAGGTGTCGGAACTGCTCCGTGTGAGCCGGCGCACCTTGCAGGAATACCGCAACAACCGCGTGTTGCCCTTCATACTTTTGGGAGGGAAGGTGCTTTACCCGGAAACGGGGCTGCGCGGGGTACTGGAAGCGAACTACCGCAAGCCGCTGGAGTGA
- a CDS encoding DUF3945 domain-containing protein, producing MAKKKDEKDVLVVRDEKTGEISVVAGLNADGTPKRTPAKAENAQSFLQFDRHGDVLDNFFKNFFRQCKEPSRFGFYRIAADQAENLLEVMKQLLKDPEANKELLAPHKVDTSDYEKKVQEEMAAQQTEKQEPQKQENMEQRKEQQQDKSEQMQGKRGYQPIDESKINWQELEDRWGVKRDNLEKSGDLTKMLNYGKSDLVKVKPTFGGESFELDARLSFKKDGEGNISLVPHFIRKEQKLDEYKEHKFSDNDRKNLRETGNLGRVVDIVDRETGEIIPSYISIDRKTNEITDIPASRVRIPERIGKTEITTQERDMLRAGLPVRDKLIERNDGRKFVTTLQVNVEQRGVEFVPGTGKSPRTAQTQETKGDTSKSQAQGGENAAQTKKEQRRNTWTNEDGSIRPISKWSGVSFTDQQKADYVAGKAVKLENVTDKQGFHATMYIKFNPEKGRPYRYDTNPDNAQQVAPSNESRTQVAVNNDGKTNEATKNLREPLQKGQTNPKDARQQQQQEKPQKKTGKGMKM from the coding sequence ATGGCAAAGAAAAAAGACGAAAAGGACGTGCTGGTAGTCCGTGACGAGAAGACAGGCGAGATCAGCGTGGTAGCCGGGCTGAACGCGGACGGCACACCCAAGCGCACCCCCGCAAAAGCGGAGAACGCGCAGAGTTTCCTGCAATTCGACCGACATGGCGACGTGCTGGACAACTTCTTCAAGAACTTCTTCCGGCAGTGCAAGGAACCCAGCCGCTTCGGTTTCTACCGCATTGCGGCAGACCAAGCTGAAAATCTCTTAGAGGTGATGAAGCAACTGCTGAAAGACCCCGAAGCGAACAAGGAGCTGCTCGCCCCTCACAAGGTGGACACCTCCGACTATGAGAAGAAGGTGCAGGAAGAGATGGCAGCACAACAGACAGAGAAACAAGAACCTCAAAAACAGGAGAACATGGAACAACGGAAAGAACAGCAACAGGACAAATCCGAACAGATGCAGGGCAAACGTGGCTACCAGCCCATCGACGAGAGTAAAATCAACTGGCAGGAGCTGGAGGACAGATGGGGCGTAAAGCGGGACAACCTTGAAAAGTCCGGCGACCTTACGAAGATGCTCAACTATGGCAAGTCCGACTTGGTAAAGGTCAAACCGACCTTCGGCGGCGAATCATTCGAGCTGGACGCCCGCCTCTCCTTCAAGAAGGACGGTGAGGGAAACATCAGCCTCGTGCCGCACTTCATCCGCAAGGAGCAGAAGCTGGATGAGTACAAGGAACACAAATTCTCCGACAATGACCGGAAGAACCTCCGCGAAACGGGCAATCTCGGTAGGGTCGTGGACATTGTGGACAGGGAAACGGGCGAGATCATCCCCTCCTACATCAGCATCGACCGCAAGACGAATGAAATCACGGACATTCCGGCAAGCAGGGTGCGCATCCCGGAGCGCATCGGCAAGACGGAAATCACCACGCAGGAGCGGGACATGCTCCGCGCCGGACTGCCCGTACGCGACAAGCTCATCGAGCGCAACGACGGCAGAAAGTTCGTCACCACCCTGCAAGTGAACGTGGAGCAGCGCGGCGTGGAGTTCGTGCCGGGAACCGGCAAGTCGCCCCGTACCGCACAGACACAGGAAACCAAAGGCGACACATCGAAAAGTCAGGCGCAGGGCGGGGAAAATGCCGCACAGACCAAGAAGGAGCAACGCCGCAACACGTGGACGAACGAGGACGGCAGCATCCGCCCCATCAGCAAATGGAGCGGCGTGAGCTTCACCGACCAGCAGAAAGCCGACTATGTGGCGGGTAAAGCCGTGAAGCTGGAGAACGTGACCGACAAGCAGGGCTTCCATGCCACGATGTATATCAAGTTCAACCCGGAGAAGGGACGCCCGTACCGCTACGACACGAACCCTGACAATGCACAGCAGGTTGCTCCGTCCAACGAGAGCCGCACGCAGGTGGCGGTGAACAACGATGGCAAGACCAACGAGGCTACAAAGAATCTGAGAGAGCCGTTGCAGAAAGGTCAGACCAACCCGAAGGACGCCCGCCAGCAACAGCAGCAGGAGAAGCCGCAGAAGAAAACGGGCAAGGGCATGAAAATGTAA